The Anoplopoma fimbria isolate UVic2021 breed Golden Eagle Sablefish chromosome 20, Afim_UVic_2022, whole genome shotgun sequence genome includes a window with the following:
- the invs gene encoding inversin isoform X1, protein MASATSSPGPASLGSQVHAAAVNGDRSALLKLITAEPSLRDREDQFGRTPLMYCVLADRLDCADILLKAGASVNKTDHSQRTALHLAAQKGNVRFLKLLLSRRANWLQKDLEEMTPLHLATRNPSPKALALLLKHIGPGEVDTQDKNKQTALHWSAFYNRPEHVRLLIKHDSNIGIPDSEGKIPLHWAAHSQEPSATQTVRCILEAAPTESLLNWQDYEGRTPLHFAVADGNEAVVEVLTSYEGCNVTAYDNLFRTPLHWAALLGHARIVHLLLERNTSGTIPSDSQGATPLHYGAQSNNAETVGVFLSHPSVKDEPDLEGRTAFMWAAGKGSDDVICTTLALTPNIDINMADKYGGTALHAASLSGHVSTVKLLLERGAMVDSLDVMKHTPLFRACEMGHRDVILTLIKGSARVDLVDVDGHTALHWAALGGNAEVCQILMENGISPNVQDQAGRTPLQCAAYGGYITCIAVLMENNADPNIQDKEGRTALHWSCNNGYLDAVKLLLGYNSFPNHMEHTEERYTPLDYALLGGHSEVTQFMLEHGALSIAAIQDIAAASIQAVYKGYTVRKAFKERKQLLMRHEQLRKDAAKKREEEQRRRKAVQQVSVATAEKRRVPVVRTEQEKLSLVNIIEDLSMNDSVVETKKSSKDERTKSKEERLKAHKSRSSRRSKAAETHEVPDALNRHCHVTGDTVALQTTRLKELLSPVSFSQPPSLQPRPPSTPKVRERPSSNTCIPSPCVAPTDQTDTITRECIPLKKRDFHMTVQTAPGKTDAPTAPQKHKNHKEQTSGNAAAKDVIYIPSLRSSSSLDHKGPLRKTQSATHAPISTRTHSEHNKEQRRRRNEAARIIQRAWRRFHTRTRREVRAREKAESNDYNYALNRKKMDIQTQPYKLSASKSSVLQSIYGNSMARRGRSLRGSQSQLLLDMTLRTQSQLSGIDCVHLTDAVNQAKQYSYHLRPHSAGQGTRGRGKH, encoded by the exons ATG gCCTCAGCGACGTCTAGTCCAGGACCTGCATCTCTGGGCTCGCAGGTTCATGCTGCAGCTGTCAATGGAGATAGGAGCGCTCTCCTCAAACTCATCACAG caGAGCCCTCGCTGCGAGACCGTGAGGACCAGTTTGGCCGGACCCCTTTGATGTACTGCGTGCTGGCTGACCGCCTGGATTGTGCAGATATTCTGCTGAAGGCCGGGGCCTCGGTCAACAAGACCGACCACAGCCAGCGCACCGCACTGCATCTTGCCGCGCAGAAG GGGAATGTTCGTttcctgaagctgctgctgtccaGGCGTGCTAACTGGCTGCAGAAAGATTTAGAGGAGATGACCCCGCTCCACCTTGCCACCCGAAACCCCTCCCCAAAAGCCCTCGCCCTGCTGCTCAAACACATTGGACCCGGAGAGGTTGACACGCAAGACAAGAACAAG CAAACTGCTCTTCACTGGTCGGCGTTTTATAACAGACCAGAACACGTTCGCCTTCTGATCAAGCACGATTCCAACATCGGCATCCCAGACAGCGAGGGCAAGATCCCTCTGCACTGGGCAGCGCACAGTCAGGAGCCCAGCGCTACACAAACTGTCCGCTGTATACTG GAAGCAGCTCCCACTGAATCCCTGTTGAACTGGCAGGACTATGAGGGCCGGACGCCCCTGCACTTTGCCGTTGCCGATGGTAACGAGGCAGTGGTGGAGGTGCTGACGTCTTATGAGGGCTGTAATGTGACCGCTTATGATAACCTATTCAGAACGCCGCTGCACTGGGCAGCTCTGCTCG GCCACGCCAGAATCGTCCACCTACTGTTGGAGAGAAACACATCGGGTACTATTCCCTCAGACAGCCAAGGAGCCACGCCTCTGCACTACGGTGCTCAGAGCAACAACGCT GAGACAGTGGGTGTGTTTCTGTCCCACCCGTCTGTGAAGGATGAACCCGATCTGGAGGGGAGGACGGCCTTCATGTGGGCCGCTGGGAAGggcagtgatgatgtcatctgcACCACGCTGGCCCTCACCCCTAACATCGACATCAACATGGCCGACAAGTATGGAGGCACCG CACTCCATGCGGCCTCCCTGTCAGGCCATGTGAGTACAGTGAAGCTTCTGTTGGAGAGGGGAGCAATGGTCGACTCTCTGGATGTGATGAAACACACGCCGCTGTTTCGGGCTTGTGAGATGGGACACAGAGATGTCATACTCACACTCATCAAAG GTTCTGCACGTGTGGACCTGGTAGACGTGGATGGTCACACCGCTCTGCATTGGGCTGCTCTGGGAGGGAATGCTGAGGTCTGCCAAATACTGATGGAGAATGGGATTAGTCCCAATGTACAG GACCAGGCCGGACGGACTCCTCTGCAGTGCGCTGCTTATGGCGGCTACATCACCTGCATAGCTGTTCTCATGGAGAACAATGCTGATCCAAACATACAGGACAAGGAG GGGCGGACTGCTCTCCATTGGTCGTGTAACAACGGCTACCTGGACGCTGTGAAACTGCTGCTGGGTTACAATTCCTTTCCTAATCACATGGAGCACACTGAAGAGAG gTACACCCCTCTGGACTACGCTCTGCTGGGGGGGCACAGTGAGGTGACTCAGTTCATGCTGGAGCATGGAGCTCTGTCCATAGCAGCGATCCAGGACATCGCTGCTGCCTCCATCCAGGCTGTCTACAAGGGTTACACCGTCCGCAAGGCCTTCAAGGAGAGAAAACAGCTCCTCATGAGGCATGAACAGTTACGCAAGGATGCAGCGAA GAAACGAGAGGAAGAACAGCGGAGGAGAAAAGCTGTGCAGCAAGTCTCTGTGGCCACTGCAGAGAAACGGAGGGTCCCCGTGGTGAGAACAGAGCAGGAAAAGCTCTCCTTAGTGAACATTATAGAGGACTTATCCATGAATGACTCAGTGGTGGAAACAAAGAAATCATCTAAAGATGAACGCACTAAGAGCAAAGAGGAGAGACTCAAAG CCCACAAGAGCAGATCCTCCAGAAGAAGTAAAGCAGCTGAAACACATGAGGTTCCTGATGCTTTGAACCGCCACTGTCATGTGACTGGCGACACGGTCGCTCTCCAGACCACCAGGCTGAAGGAACTTCTCTCTCCTGTCAGCTTCAGCCAGCCACCCAGCCTCCAACCTAGACCCCCCTCCACGCCCAAAGTCAGGGAACGACCTTCCTCAAACACATGCATTCCTTCCCCATGTGTTGCACCGACAGACCAAACTGACACTATTACCAGAGAATGCATCCCTCTTAAGAAGAGAGACTTTCACATGACTGTGCAGACCGCCCCGGGCAAGACTGATGCTCCAACGGCTccacaaaagcacaaaaaccATAAGGAGCAGACTTCAGGGAATGCCGCCGCCAAAGACGTTATTTACATTCCCTCATTAAGAAGCAGTTCATCTTTAGACCACAAAGGCCCCTTGAGAAAGACTCAGTCCGCCACACATGCACCCATCtcgacacgcacacacagcgaACACAACAAAGAGCAGCGCAGGAGGAGGAATGAGGCTGCACGCATCATCCAGCGAGCTTGGCGAAG GttccacacacgcacacggaGAGAGGTACGGGCCCGCGAGAAGGCGGAGTCAAATGATTACAACTACGCcctcaacaggaagaagatgGATATCCAAACTCAACCATACAAACTGTCAGCGAGTAAGAGCTCAGTGCTACAAAGTATCTATG GCAACTCTATGGCCAGACGAGGGCGTTCTCTTCGGGGCTCTCAGTCTCAGCTGCTGCTCGACATGACTTTACGCACACAGAGCCAGT TGAGTGGTATTGACTGTGTGCACCTGACTGACGCTGTAAACCAAGCCAAGCAGTACTCTTACCACCTGAGGCCACATAGCGCTGGACAGGGGACCAGAGGCCGGGgaaaacactaa
- the tex10 gene encoding testis-expressed protein 10 homolog produces MKSKKKKRQDDFQKVKLKVGKTKPKADNATNTNFRSKGIHLTEQLKKDTSGHTTHRHLGINDLLSQLHHYNATVKHGALVGLKELLSLHPSVLEQHLSRLLSEVAAVFTDKDGNVRVAATRVLRFIAQSVPAERVAPFYPVISAHLSCAMTHIETSIQEDAMKVLDVLLEHYPALLAARPAVLLTNFLELISHRQSSGKTNKAPDAKGRTWALSVNPSRAVTSQQWRFSVLLRLGRFLQAVVEERAVEESDIFIPTEGVYGSSGEGRLTPLYLIWEELTYSKVGVKVYEHSGAKPTPQSTFRLRLEVNPGPTEGEDLDSSEAVQSFAATLVPLLLEVWVEASTSDCPFNTTEGAHLLSPDAMSVMFQVLSILQLLRKLAPQREHQDALDAWFYKEYLGDFKQHFMRNFPYGSRDTPKHKKKVDLKRSKQTAAVPGLTVEPLALNITLCQVMVSVSQRQGLGRETDGDWLTPLRTFVRDTLGSGIKLSYRQLHMLLGTVWKMVFTQRSKTVTEDMLAAVYIYYKQSNLTLQTRSLLLSFYSKLYLQEQGHPHIARSKVLCRWLASLPVQLSLLGQRNPALSARLILSIQAAASRRHKDLLNSLQTNACRLYDPQEGVMVLLPVESQQRMVQLLYFLPKMSQSLLSNLSYCCTAGRISAGLTASLIRIVHLRSSLSGWSVGSQEPALQDVDYISFLFSTLTGFSSDKLASLQEAGDDSALPPSPLSPLSLYPTALEQFTHHWDVVEEVCHCLETLGSKSQCFDILQNGICKYLTKLGVVPDSMAAGLLRAVSRLLDLSVLPIEPMLRFLSQCCLSLLALLITMEQELPAETNHKREAIWGACVSALSSVPRLLRMVLQSMRVGDLSEEELPQLGQILSMLLQHTPIHNQLLANAALLQEIIQHLTRYTRGSTREQWLTDLLYCYTVTVAHGSSARRGNLGLRDMY; encoded by the exons ATGAagtccaagaagaagaagagacaggaTGACTTCCAGAAGGTCAAGTTAAAGGTGGGAAAGACAAAGCCCAAAGCTGACAATGCCACCAACACCAACTTTCGCTCAAAGGGAATTCATCTAACTGAACAGCTGAAGAAAGACACAAGTGGCCACACCACGCACAGACACCTCGGTATCAAT GACCTCCTGTCTCAGCTCCACCATTACAATGCCACTGTGAAACATGGTGCCTTGGTGGGTCTGAAAGAGTTGCTGTCCCTTCACCCATCTGTGTTAGAGCAGCATCTGTCTCGCCTGCTTTCTGAAGtggcagctgttttcacagaCAAGGATGGCAACGTTCGTGTGGCAGCTACTCGTGTGCTCAG GTTCATTGCACAGTCTGTTCCTGCAGAACGAGTGGCTCCATTTTACCCGGTCATCAGTGCCCACCTATCGTGTGCCATGACTCACATCGAGACAAGCATCCAGGAGGACGCCATGAAGGTCCTGGACGTGTTGCTGGAACACTACCCAGCTCTGCTAGCAGCACGGCCTGCAGTACTCCTCACTAACTTCCTAGAGTTGATCTCTCACAGACAAAGCAGCGGAAAAACCAATAAGGCCCCGGATGCTAAGGGACGGACCTGGGCACTGTCAGTCAACCCTAGCAGGGCTGTGACTAGTCAGCAGTGGCGGTTCTCTGTGCTCCTCAG GCTTGGACGCTTTCTGCAGGCAGTAGTTGAGGAACGAGCGGTGGAGGAAAGCGATATTTTTATCCCAACTGAAGGAGTATATGGCTCCAGTGGAGAAGGCAGACTTACACCTCTGTATCTCATCTGGGAAGAACTCACCTACAGCAAGGTTGGAGTGAAGGTGTATGAGCATTCTGGGGCCAAACCAACCCCCCAGTCCACCTTTAGACTCAG aCTGGAGGTGAACCCTGGACCCACAGAGGGTGAGGATCTGGACTCATCTGAGGCTGTTCAGAGCTTTGCAGCCACACTGGTGCCTCTTCTGCTTGAAGTGTGGGTAGAAGCCAGTACCAGTGACTGTCCCTTCAACACGACTGAGGGCGCTCACCTGCTCAGCCCAGATGCCATGTCAGTAATGTTCCAGGTGTTGTCCATTCTGCAACTGCTGAGAAAACTGGCACCACAGCGGGAGCACCAGGATGCActg GATGCATGGTTCTACAAAGAATACCTCGGAGATTTTAAGCAGCACTTCATGAGAAACTTTCCCTATGGTTCTCGGGACAcaccaaaacataaaaagaaggTTGATCTCAAAAG GAGTAAGCAGACTGCAGCCGTCCCAGGATTGACAGTGGAGCCTCTGGCCCTAAACATCACGCTATGCCAAGTTATGGTGTCCGTCAGCCAGAGGCAAGGACTCGGCCGAGAGACTGATGGAGACTGGCTGACACCTCTGAGGACGTTTGTCCGAGACACTCTCGGCAGCGGCATAAAACTGAGCTACAGGCAGCTCCACATGCTACTGGGTACTGTGTGGAAGATGGTGTTCACACAGAGAAGCAAAA CGGTGACAGAGGATATGTTGGCAGCGGTGTATATCTACTACAAGCAGAGTAACCTCACTCTACAGACACgatctctgctgctgtcttttTACAGCAAGCTCTACCTGCAAGAGCAAGGACATCCACACATAGCGAG gAGTAAGGTGCTCTGTCGTTGGTTGGCATCCCTTCCTGTGCAGTTGTCCCTGCTGGGCCAGCGTAACCCGGCTCTCTCTGCCCGACTTATCCTGTCAATCCAGGCTGCCGCCTCTCGTAGACACAAAGACCTGCTCAACAGTCTGCAAACAAACGCCTGCAGGCTCTATG atCCACAGGAAGGAGTTATGGTGCTTTTACCAGTAGAGTCCCAGCAACGAATGGTGCAGCTGCTCTATTTTCTACCCAAGATGTCCCAGTCTCTTCTGTCCAATCTAAGCTACTGCTGCACCGCTGGACGAATCTCTGCCGGCCTCACCGCCTCTCTGATTCGTATCGTACACCTACG GTCGTCTTTGAGTGGCTGGTCGGTTGGGAGCCAGGAACCGGCTCTGCAGGACGTGGACTACATCAGCTTCTTGTTCTCCACCCTGACGGGATTCTCGTCTGACAAGCTCGCCTCCCTGCAGGAGGCCGGCGACGACAGCGccctgcctccctcccctctctcaccccTCAGCCTCTACCCCACGGCGCTGGAGCAGTTCACACACCACTGGGATGTTGTTGAG GAAGTCTGCCACTGTCTGGAAACTCTGGGTTCAAAGTCTCAGTGCTTTGACATCTTACAAAATGGCATTTGCAAATACCTG ACCAAGCTGGGAGTGGTGCCTGACAGTATGGCAGCCGGGCTGCTCAGAGCTGTATCCAGATTACTGGACCTGTCCGTGCTGCCCATCGAGCCCATGCTGCGCTTCTTGTCTCAGTGCTGCCTCAGCCTGCTGGCTCTGCTCATCACCATGGAACAGGAGTTACCTGCCGAAACCAACCACAAAAG GGAGGCTATATGGGGTGCTTGTGTGTCAGCGCTGAGCTCAGTTCCTCGCCTGCTTCGAATGGTTCTGCAGTCGATGCGCGTTGGAGATCTGAGTGAAGAAGAGCTGCCACAGCTAGGACAGATCCTGTCgatgctgctgcagcacacGCCAATCCACAACCAGCTGCTGGCCAACGCCGCTCTGCTGCAGGAGATCATACAGCACCTCACG aggtATACCCGGGGATCGACCAGGGAGCAATGGTTGACGGACTTGCTCTACTGTTATACTGTCACTGTGGCTCACGGATCCTCCGCTCGCCGTGGAAACCTGGGCCTTCGAGACATGTACTGA
- the invs gene encoding inversin isoform X2, whose product MASATSSPGPASLGSQVHAAAVNGDRSALLKLITEPSLRDREDQFGRTPLMYCVLADRLDCADILLKAGASVNKTDHSQRTALHLAAQKGNVRFLKLLLSRRANWLQKDLEEMTPLHLATRNPSPKALALLLKHIGPGEVDTQDKNKQTALHWSAFYNRPEHVRLLIKHDSNIGIPDSEGKIPLHWAAHSQEPSATQTVRCILEAAPTESLLNWQDYEGRTPLHFAVADGNEAVVEVLTSYEGCNVTAYDNLFRTPLHWAALLGHARIVHLLLERNTSGTIPSDSQGATPLHYGAQSNNAETVGVFLSHPSVKDEPDLEGRTAFMWAAGKGSDDVICTTLALTPNIDINMADKYGGTALHAASLSGHVSTVKLLLERGAMVDSLDVMKHTPLFRACEMGHRDVILTLIKGSARVDLVDVDGHTALHWAALGGNAEVCQILMENGISPNVQDQAGRTPLQCAAYGGYITCIAVLMENNADPNIQDKEGRTALHWSCNNGYLDAVKLLLGYNSFPNHMEHTEERYTPLDYALLGGHSEVTQFMLEHGALSIAAIQDIAAASIQAVYKGYTVRKAFKERKQLLMRHEQLRKDAAKKREEEQRRRKAVQQVSVATAEKRRVPVVRTEQEKLSLVNIIEDLSMNDSVVETKKSSKDERTKSKEERLKAHKSRSSRRSKAAETHEVPDALNRHCHVTGDTVALQTTRLKELLSPVSFSQPPSLQPRPPSTPKVRERPSSNTCIPSPCVAPTDQTDTITRECIPLKKRDFHMTVQTAPGKTDAPTAPQKHKNHKEQTSGNAAAKDVIYIPSLRSSSSLDHKGPLRKTQSATHAPISTRTHSEHNKEQRRRRNEAARIIQRAWRRFHTRTRREVRAREKAESNDYNYALNRKKMDIQTQPYKLSASKSSVLQSIYGNSMARRGRSLRGSQSQLLLDMTLRTQSQLSGIDCVHLTDAVNQAKQYSYHLRPHSAGQGTRGRGKH is encoded by the exons ATG gCCTCAGCGACGTCTAGTCCAGGACCTGCATCTCTGGGCTCGCAGGTTCATGCTGCAGCTGTCAATGGAGATAGGAGCGCTCTCCTCAAACTCATCACAG AGCCCTCGCTGCGAGACCGTGAGGACCAGTTTGGCCGGACCCCTTTGATGTACTGCGTGCTGGCTGACCGCCTGGATTGTGCAGATATTCTGCTGAAGGCCGGGGCCTCGGTCAACAAGACCGACCACAGCCAGCGCACCGCACTGCATCTTGCCGCGCAGAAG GGGAATGTTCGTttcctgaagctgctgctgtccaGGCGTGCTAACTGGCTGCAGAAAGATTTAGAGGAGATGACCCCGCTCCACCTTGCCACCCGAAACCCCTCCCCAAAAGCCCTCGCCCTGCTGCTCAAACACATTGGACCCGGAGAGGTTGACACGCAAGACAAGAACAAG CAAACTGCTCTTCACTGGTCGGCGTTTTATAACAGACCAGAACACGTTCGCCTTCTGATCAAGCACGATTCCAACATCGGCATCCCAGACAGCGAGGGCAAGATCCCTCTGCACTGGGCAGCGCACAGTCAGGAGCCCAGCGCTACACAAACTGTCCGCTGTATACTG GAAGCAGCTCCCACTGAATCCCTGTTGAACTGGCAGGACTATGAGGGCCGGACGCCCCTGCACTTTGCCGTTGCCGATGGTAACGAGGCAGTGGTGGAGGTGCTGACGTCTTATGAGGGCTGTAATGTGACCGCTTATGATAACCTATTCAGAACGCCGCTGCACTGGGCAGCTCTGCTCG GCCACGCCAGAATCGTCCACCTACTGTTGGAGAGAAACACATCGGGTACTATTCCCTCAGACAGCCAAGGAGCCACGCCTCTGCACTACGGTGCTCAGAGCAACAACGCT GAGACAGTGGGTGTGTTTCTGTCCCACCCGTCTGTGAAGGATGAACCCGATCTGGAGGGGAGGACGGCCTTCATGTGGGCCGCTGGGAAGggcagtgatgatgtcatctgcACCACGCTGGCCCTCACCCCTAACATCGACATCAACATGGCCGACAAGTATGGAGGCACCG CACTCCATGCGGCCTCCCTGTCAGGCCATGTGAGTACAGTGAAGCTTCTGTTGGAGAGGGGAGCAATGGTCGACTCTCTGGATGTGATGAAACACACGCCGCTGTTTCGGGCTTGTGAGATGGGACACAGAGATGTCATACTCACACTCATCAAAG GTTCTGCACGTGTGGACCTGGTAGACGTGGATGGTCACACCGCTCTGCATTGGGCTGCTCTGGGAGGGAATGCTGAGGTCTGCCAAATACTGATGGAGAATGGGATTAGTCCCAATGTACAG GACCAGGCCGGACGGACTCCTCTGCAGTGCGCTGCTTATGGCGGCTACATCACCTGCATAGCTGTTCTCATGGAGAACAATGCTGATCCAAACATACAGGACAAGGAG GGGCGGACTGCTCTCCATTGGTCGTGTAACAACGGCTACCTGGACGCTGTGAAACTGCTGCTGGGTTACAATTCCTTTCCTAATCACATGGAGCACACTGAAGAGAG gTACACCCCTCTGGACTACGCTCTGCTGGGGGGGCACAGTGAGGTGACTCAGTTCATGCTGGAGCATGGAGCTCTGTCCATAGCAGCGATCCAGGACATCGCTGCTGCCTCCATCCAGGCTGTCTACAAGGGTTACACCGTCCGCAAGGCCTTCAAGGAGAGAAAACAGCTCCTCATGAGGCATGAACAGTTACGCAAGGATGCAGCGAA GAAACGAGAGGAAGAACAGCGGAGGAGAAAAGCTGTGCAGCAAGTCTCTGTGGCCACTGCAGAGAAACGGAGGGTCCCCGTGGTGAGAACAGAGCAGGAAAAGCTCTCCTTAGTGAACATTATAGAGGACTTATCCATGAATGACTCAGTGGTGGAAACAAAGAAATCATCTAAAGATGAACGCACTAAGAGCAAAGAGGAGAGACTCAAAG CCCACAAGAGCAGATCCTCCAGAAGAAGTAAAGCAGCTGAAACACATGAGGTTCCTGATGCTTTGAACCGCCACTGTCATGTGACTGGCGACACGGTCGCTCTCCAGACCACCAGGCTGAAGGAACTTCTCTCTCCTGTCAGCTTCAGCCAGCCACCCAGCCTCCAACCTAGACCCCCCTCCACGCCCAAAGTCAGGGAACGACCTTCCTCAAACACATGCATTCCTTCCCCATGTGTTGCACCGACAGACCAAACTGACACTATTACCAGAGAATGCATCCCTCTTAAGAAGAGAGACTTTCACATGACTGTGCAGACCGCCCCGGGCAAGACTGATGCTCCAACGGCTccacaaaagcacaaaaaccATAAGGAGCAGACTTCAGGGAATGCCGCCGCCAAAGACGTTATTTACATTCCCTCATTAAGAAGCAGTTCATCTTTAGACCACAAAGGCCCCTTGAGAAAGACTCAGTCCGCCACACATGCACCCATCtcgacacgcacacacagcgaACACAACAAAGAGCAGCGCAGGAGGAGGAATGAGGCTGCACGCATCATCCAGCGAGCTTGGCGAAG GttccacacacgcacacggaGAGAGGTACGGGCCCGCGAGAAGGCGGAGTCAAATGATTACAACTACGCcctcaacaggaagaagatgGATATCCAAACTCAACCATACAAACTGTCAGCGAGTAAGAGCTCAGTGCTACAAAGTATCTATG GCAACTCTATGGCCAGACGAGGGCGTTCTCTTCGGGGCTCTCAGTCTCAGCTGCTGCTCGACATGACTTTACGCACACAGAGCCAGT TGAGTGGTATTGACTGTGTGCACCTGACTGACGCTGTAAACCAAGCCAAGCAGTACTCTTACCACCTGAGGCCACATAGCGCTGGACAGGGGACCAGAGGCCGGGgaaaacactaa